The Bacteroidota bacterium genome has a window encoding:
- a CDS encoding aminoacyl-tRNA hydrolase has translation MSKFLIAGLGNIGEEYTRTRHNIGFLVAERLAADLNKDETGGKLFSTDRLVTIHHTRFKGKGVVVIKPTTFMNLSGKAVQYWLQAEKIPVNHLLVVTDDLALPYGTLRMKKSGGAGGHNGLTDIIDTLQTENFPRLRFGIGSEFQRGKQVDYVLGEWSEDEQKILNERIDQAVLMIKSFIGIGIDRTMSDFNNK, from the coding sequence ATGAGTAAGTTCTTAATCGCCGGACTCGGTAACATCGGAGAAGAGTACACGCGCACACGGCACAACATTGGCTTCCTCGTTGCCGAACGCCTGGCTGCCGACCTGAACAAGGATGAAACCGGCGGGAAATTGTTCTCTACCGACCGCCTCGTTACGATCCATCATACCCGGTTCAAAGGGAAGGGCGTGGTCGTCATCAAGCCCACCACCTTCATGAACCTGAGCGGCAAGGCTGTGCAGTACTGGTTGCAGGCTGAAAAGATCCCGGTGAATCACCTGCTCGTGGTAACCGACGACCTGGCCCTGCCTTACGGCACCTTACGGATGAAAAAAAGCGGCGGCGCCGGTGGCCACAACGGTTTGACCGATATCATCGATACGCTTCAAACCGAAAACTTCCCCCGGCTTCGGTTCGGGATCGGTAGTGAGTTTCAACGCGGGAAACAGGTGGATTATGTTTTGGGCGAATGGAGCGAAGACGAGCAAAAGATCCTGAACGAGCGGATCGATCAGGCTGTTTTGATGATAAAAAGCTTCATCGGCATCGGCATTGACCGTACGATGTCGGATTTTAATAATAAATAA
- a CDS encoding T9SS type A sorting domain-containing protein, with translation MKKIFTLLAVLIGLGAQAQTILVQTDFAGYNGLPNSVPFGWFISNNDTSSTGKTFYTGASTCGVTCPAYKFNLTGAESYIITPQFSNADSVHFYMKGNGTYKPNKFRVYGGADTTTWTLIQQFDSVSATSRTVSLPVGPAYNYLKFGYLKDSTGYNVGFDDVIIFQGSLSSVPVTENFSANLYPNPTNGALTIDLGSLHTKSLNVTVINVIGKEVKALTLNTYSSEYTIDLGDLEAGVYMVRVRSEYGETTRRVVLRK, from the coding sequence ATGAAAAAGATCTTTACGCTACTTGCAGTACTAATTGGTCTGGGCGCACAGGCTCAAACCATTCTCGTTCAAACCGACTTTGCAGGCTACAACGGCCTTCCGAATTCCGTTCCTTTCGGCTGGTTCATCAGCAACAACGACACGAGCTCGACCGGTAAAACCTTTTACACCGGCGCCAGCACCTGTGGTGTGACCTGTCCGGCTTACAAATTCAACCTGACGGGCGCTGAATCCTACATCATCACCCCGCAGTTCAGCAATGCCGACTCCGTTCACTTCTACATGAAGGGCAACGGCACCTACAAGCCGAATAAGTTCCGCGTGTACGGCGGTGCCGACACCACCACCTGGACGCTGATCCAGCAGTTCGATTCCGTCTCTGCAACTTCCCGCACCGTGAGCCTGCCCGTCGGTCCGGCTTACAACTACCTCAAGTTCGGCTACCTGAAAGATTCCACCGGTTACAACGTCGGCTTCGATGATGTCATCATCTTCCAGGGTTCGCTTAGCTCGGTACCGGTGACCGAAAATTTCTCGGCCAACCTCTACCCCAACCCGACCAACGGTGCTCTCACCATCGACCTCGGCAGCCTGCACACCAAGAGCCTGAACGTGACCGTCATCAACGTGATCGGCAAGGAAGTGAAAGCCCTTACGCTTAACACCTACTCCTCCGAATACACGATCGACCTCGGCGACCTCGAAGCCGGCGTCTACATGGTACGCGTCCGCTCCGAATACGGCGAAACGACCCGTCGGGTGGTTTTGAGGAAGTAA
- a CDS encoding four helix bundle protein, translating into MKDLLENNQCHTKSMTLWTNFWDDFDLLKSDLRGREIARQLTRSAGSISANIEEGLGRGFGKEYMQFLRYSRGSARESRGWYLRGQLLLPKDVVKERILLLDEIISMQNGIIKSIERKL; encoded by the coding sequence ATGAAGGATCTGTTAGAGAACAACCAATGCCATACCAAGTCAATGACATTATGGACCAACTTTTGGGATGACTTTGATCTACTGAAATCCGATCTGCGAGGGCGCGAGATTGCAAGGCAATTGACCCGTTCAGCAGGCTCAATCTCTGCTAATATTGAAGAAGGGCTGGGACGAGGATTTGGCAAAGAGTATATGCAATTCCTGAGGTATTCAAGAGGGTCTGCACGCGAAAGCCGAGGTTGGTACCTGCGTGGTCAATTACTGCTACCAAAGGACGTTGTGAAGGAAAGAATCTTACTCCTTGATGAGATCATCAGCATGCAAAATGGAATCATTAAAAGCATTGAGAGAAAGTTATAA
- a CDS encoding ribonucleoside-diphosphate reductase subunit alpha encodes MYVLKRDGRKEAVRFDKVTARIQKLAYGLSEHVDPFLVAQKVIEGIYDGVTTTELDNLAAETAASLTTRHPDYALLASRIAISNLHKNTKKSFSQTMKDLYEYIDPHTNKTAPLIADDVFKIIWDNREVLDSTIIYDRDFGYDFFGFKTLEKSYLLKINGQVAERPQHLLMRVAVGIHKENIEAAIETYNLMSERWFTHATPTLFNAGTPKPQLSSCFLIMMQDDSIDGIYNTLKNCAKISQSAGGIGLNMHNIRATGSYIRGTNGTSNGIVPMLRVFNDTARYVDQGGGKRKGSFAIYLEPWHADVFDFLELKKNHGKEELRARDLFYALWIPDLFMKRVEADGDWSLFCPNEAPGLSDCWGDEFEALYTRYEQEGRARKTVKAQELWFSVLESQIETGTPYILYKDACNSKSNQQNLGTIKSSNLCTEIIEYTAPDEVAVCNLASIALPRFVINGQFDHQKLFEITQVITRNLNQIIDINYYPIEEARKSNFRHRPIGIGVQGLADAFIMLRMPFDSDEARQLNSEIFETIYFAAMTASKDMAKEFGAYETYEGSPVSKGIFQYDMWNVTPSDRWDWAGLKAEVKKYGVRNSLLLAPMPTASTSQILGNNECFEPYTSNIYTRRVLSGEFTIVNKHLLKDLVKLGLWNDTMKSKIIAANGSIQGIAEIPEELKEIYRTVWEIKQRSVIDMAADRGAYIDQSQSLNIFIQDPNFAKLTSMHFYAWKKGLKTGMYYLRSKSAADAIKFTVDRDILKQVAETGGKAATVATATATATISHEEAMAQVACSLDDPDSCIACGS; translated from the coding sequence ATGTACGTACTCAAGCGCGATGGCCGCAAGGAAGCGGTTCGATTCGACAAAGTCACTGCCCGTATCCAGAAACTGGCTTACGGCCTTTCGGAACACGTCGATCCTTTTCTCGTTGCACAGAAAGTAATCGAGGGCATTTATGACGGCGTAACCACGACGGAACTCGACAACCTCGCTGCCGAGACGGCCGCGTCGCTGACGACCCGCCATCCGGATTACGCCCTGCTGGCATCGCGCATCGCGATCAGCAACCTGCACAAGAACACGAAGAAGTCGTTCAGCCAGACGATGAAGGACCTCTACGAGTACATCGACCCGCACACCAACAAGACGGCTCCGCTGATCGCGGATGATGTATTCAAGATCATCTGGGACAACCGCGAGGTGCTCGATTCGACGATCATCTACGACCGCGACTTCGGCTACGACTTCTTCGGCTTCAAGACGCTGGAGAAATCCTACCTCCTGAAGATCAACGGCCAGGTCGCCGAACGTCCGCAACACCTGTTGATGCGCGTCGCCGTCGGTATCCACAAGGAGAACATCGAAGCCGCCATCGAGACCTACAACCTGATGAGCGAGCGCTGGTTCACCCACGCCACGCCGACCCTCTTCAACGCCGGTACGCCGAAGCCGCAGCTTTCTTCCTGCTTCCTCATCATGATGCAGGACGACAGCATCGACGGTATCTACAACACGCTGAAGAACTGCGCCAAGATCTCGCAGTCGGCGGGCGGCATCGGACTCAACATGCACAACATCCGGGCGACCGGTTCCTACATCCGCGGCACCAACGGCACGTCCAACGGCATCGTACCGATGCTGCGCGTGTTCAACGACACCGCCCGTTACGTCGACCAGGGTGGCGGCAAGCGCAAAGGCTCCTTCGCGATCTACCTGGAGCCCTGGCATGCCGACGTATTCGACTTCCTCGAGCTGAAGAAGAACCACGGTAAGGAAGAACTCCGCGCCCGTGACCTGTTCTACGCGCTCTGGATCCCCGACCTGTTCATGAAACGCGTCGAAGCCGACGGCGACTGGAGCCTGTTCTGTCCGAACGAGGCGCCGGGTCTGTCCGACTGCTGGGGCGACGAATTCGAAGCGCTCTACACGCGCTACGAACAGGAAGGCCGCGCACGCAAGACGGTGAAGGCGCAGGAGCTCTGGTTCTCCGTGCTCGAGTCGCAGATCGAAACGGGCACACCCTACATCCTCTACAAAGACGCCTGCAACAGCAAGAGCAACCAGCAGAACCTCGGTACGATCAAGAGCTCCAACCTCTGCACCGAGATCATCGAATACACTGCGCCGGATGAAGTGGCCGTCTGCAACCTCGCGTCCATCGCGTTGCCGCGCTTCGTCATCAACGGACAGTTCGACCACCAGAAGCTGTTCGAGATCACCCAGGTCATTACCCGCAACCTGAACCAGATCATCGACATCAACTACTACCCGATCGAAGAGGCGCGGAAGAGCAACTTCCGTCACCGCCCGATCGGTATTGGTGTGCAAGGCCTGGCCGACGCGTTCATCATGCTGCGCATGCCGTTCGACAGCGACGAAGCGCGTCAGTTGAACAGCGAGATCTTCGAAACGATCTACTTCGCCGCGATGACTGCGTCGAAGGACATGGCCAAGGAATTCGGGGCGTACGAGACCTACGAAGGTTCGCCGGTTTCGAAAGGCATCTTCCAGTACGACATGTGGAACGTCACGCCTTCGGACCGTTGGGACTGGGCAGGCCTGAAAGCCGAAGTGAAGAAGTACGGCGTACGTAATTCGTTGCTCTTGGCTCCGATGCCGACCGCTTCGACCTCGCAGATCCTGGGCAACAACGAGTGCTTCGAACCTTATACGTCGAACATCTACACCCGTCGCGTCCTCTCGGGCGAGTTCACCATCGTGAACAAACACCTGCTCAAGGACCTCGTGAAGCTCGGCCTGTGGAACGACACCATGAAGAGCAAGATCATCGCCGCCAACGGTTCCATCCAGGGTATCGCCGAGATCCCGGAAGAACTGAAGGAGATCTATCGGACGGTGTGGGAGATCAAGCAGCGTTCCGTCATCGACATGGCCGCCGACCGTGGCGCTTACATCGACCAGAGCCAGTCGCTGAACATTTTCATCCAGGACCCGAACTTCGCCAAGCTCACCTCCATGCACTTCTACGCCTGGAAGAAAGGCCTGAAGACCGGCATGTACTACCTGCGTTCGAAGTCGGCCGCCGACGCGATCAAATTCACCGTCGACCGCGACATCCTCAAGCAAGTCGCCGAGACGGGCGGTAAAGCAGCCACCGTCGCGACGGCCACCGCCACCGCCACGATCAGTCACGAAGAAGCCATGGCGCAAGTCGCCTGCTCCCTCGACGATCCCGATAGTTGTATTGCCTGCGGCAGTTGA
- a CDS encoding ribonucleotide-diphosphate reductase subunit beta → MAEILLEENKERFVLFPIKYPKIWEMYKKAEQSFWTAEEIDLHADLKDWERLSADEKHFIKHVLAFFAASDGIVNENLAVNFMREVQLPEARCFYGFQIMIENIHSEMYSLLIDTYIKDTAEKNYLFNAVETVPAVTKKADWALRFIQNGSFAERLVAFAAVEGIFFSGSFCSIFWLKKRGLMPGLSTSNEFISRDEGMHCDFACLLYSMLENKLPKARIVEIITEAVAYEHEFVTSALPVSLIGMNSKLMCQYIEFVADRLLLALGCDKVYNSTNPFDFMEMISLQGKTNFFEKRVSEYKKAGVGQQKEENVFKLDEDF, encoded by the coding sequence ATGGCCGAGATCCTGTTAGAAGAGAATAAAGAGCGTTTCGTACTCTTTCCAATCAAATACCCGAAAATTTGGGAAATGTATAAGAAGGCGGAGCAGAGCTTCTGGACCGCCGAAGAGATCGACCTGCACGCCGACCTGAAAGACTGGGAACGTCTTTCGGCCGACGAAAAGCACTTCATCAAGCACGTACTGGCCTTCTTCGCGGCCAGCGACGGCATTGTGAACGAGAACCTCGCGGTCAACTTCATGCGCGAGGTGCAGTTGCCGGAAGCCCGTTGCTTCTACGGCTTCCAGATCATGATCGAGAACATCCACTCCGAGATGTACTCGCTGCTGATCGACACCTATATCAAGGATACCGCCGAGAAGAACTACCTCTTCAACGCGGTGGAGACCGTACCGGCTGTGACCAAGAAGGCCGACTGGGCTCTTCGTTTCATCCAGAACGGCAGCTTTGCCGAGCGACTCGTCGCATTCGCGGCGGTGGAAGGCATCTTCTTCTCCGGTTCGTTCTGCTCCATCTTCTGGCTGAAGAAGCGCGGCCTCATGCCGGGCCTCAGCACCTCCAACGAATTCATCTCGCGCGACGAGGGTATGCATTGCGACTTCGCCTGTCTGCTCTACAGCATGCTGGAGAACAAACTACCGAAAGCCCGCATCGTTGAGATCATCACCGAAGCGGTAGCCTACGAACACGAGTTCGTCACCAGCGCCCTGCCGGTATCCCTGATCGGCATGAACTCCAAACTGATGTGCCAATACATCGAGTTCGTCGCCGACCGACTCCTGCTCGCCCTGGGCTGCGACAAAGTGTATAACAGCACGAATCCGTTCGACTTCATGGAGATGATCTCCCTGCAAGGCAAAACCAACTTTTTCGAAAAACGCGTCAGCGAATACAAGAAAGCCGGTGTCGGTCAGCAGAAAGAGGAGAATGTGTTTAAGCTGGATGAGGATTTTTGA
- a CDS encoding DUF3109 family protein, which yields MLAIGDTLVSDEIIEKHFVCDLNACKGACCVKGDYGAPLEEEELKELEKVYPKVKPYLPASGVKAIEKQGLYLRYNTGEWVTPLVKGKECAYTIFEADGTAKCGIEKAYFDGKISFRKPISCHLYPIRLNKHRSGLEAANYDRWSVCRPACKLGDSLKVPIYKFLKDALIRKYGKAWYKKLELAAKEYEAAKGV from the coding sequence ATGTTAGCCATCGGCGATACCCTGGTCTCCGACGAGATCATCGAAAAGCACTTCGTGTGCGACCTGAATGCCTGTAAAGGAGCCTGTTGTGTAAAGGGCGATTACGGGGCTCCCCTGGAAGAGGAGGAATTGAAGGAGTTGGAGAAGGTGTACCCGAAAGTCAAGCCGTATCTGCCGGCCTCCGGGGTGAAAGCCATTGAAAAACAAGGGCTTTACCTGCGTTACAACACCGGAGAGTGGGTAACGCCATTGGTAAAAGGTAAGGAATGCGCGTACACGATCTTCGAGGCCGATGGTACAGCCAAATGCGGGATCGAGAAGGCATATTTTGACGGCAAGATCAGTTTCCGGAAACCGATTTCCTGCCATTTGTATCCGATTCGCCTGAACAAGCACCGCAGCGGACTAGAGGCCGCCAACTACGACCGCTGGTCGGTTTGTCGCCCGGCCTGCAAACTCGGCGATAGCTTGAAAGTACCCATTTACAAGTTTCTCAAAGACGCCCTCATCCGGAAGTACGGAAAGGCCTGGTACAAGAAGCTGGAACTGGCGGCGAAGGAGTACGAAGCCGCTAAGGGAGTTTAA
- a CDS encoding glycine--tRNA ligase has translation MASTNQDDLFKNIISHAKEYGFIFQSSEIYDGLSAVYDYGQNGAELKKNIREYWWKSMVQMNENIVGIDAAIFMHPTTWKASGHVDAFNDPLVDNKDSKKRYRADVLIEDHVAKIEGKIRKEVEKARTRFGDSFSEHQFRTTNARVLEYQQQIDTINQRFKAALEANDLNEVRQIILDLEIVCPISGTRNWTEVRQFNLMFSTQLGSVSEEASTIYLRPETAQGIFVNFLNVQKTGRMKIPFGIAQTGKAFRNEIVARQFIFRMREFEQMEMQYFVKPGTEMEWYNFWKEARMKWHRALGFPDGKHRFHDHLKLAHYANAACDIEFEFPFGFKELEGIHSRTDFDLGNHEKFSGKKLQYFDPELNQNYVPYVVETSIGLDRMFLAVLSTAYAEEQLEDGSERVVLRIPPFLAPIKCAVLPLVKKDGLPEKAREIMDRLKFDHLCVYEEKDSIGKRYRRMDAIGTPFCITVDHDSIEQNTVTLRDRDSMQQERVSIDRLPEIVGEKVDMRKALRGL, from the coding sequence ATGGCCAGCACGAACCAGGACGACCTCTTTAAGAACATCATTTCCCACGCCAAGGAATACGGCTTTATTTTCCAATCCAGTGAGATCTATGACGGACTCAGCGCCGTGTACGATTACGGCCAGAACGGCGCCGAACTGAAAAAGAACATCCGCGAATACTGGTGGAAGTCGATGGTCCAGATGAACGAGAACATCGTCGGGATCGACGCCGCCATCTTCATGCACCCCACCACCTGGAAGGCTTCCGGGCACGTGGACGCGTTCAACGACCCGCTGGTCGACAACAAAGACTCGAAAAAACGCTACCGCGCCGACGTGCTCATCGAAGATCACGTGGCCAAGATCGAAGGCAAGATCCGCAAGGAAGTCGAAAAGGCCCGGACCCGCTTCGGCGACAGCTTTTCCGAACACCAGTTCCGCACGACCAACGCGCGGGTCCTCGAATACCAGCAACAGATCGACACCATCAACCAGCGCTTCAAAGCCGCGCTGGAAGCGAACGACCTCAACGAAGTCCGCCAGATCATCCTCGACCTGGAGATCGTCTGCCCGATCTCGGGCACCCGCAACTGGACCGAAGTGCGTCAGTTCAACCTGATGTTCTCCACCCAGCTCGGTTCCGTCAGCGAAGAGGCCAGCACCATCTACCTTCGCCCGGAAACGGCCCAGGGTATCTTCGTGAACTTCCTCAACGTCCAGAAGACCGGACGGATGAAGATCCCCTTCGGCATCGCGCAGACCGGCAAGGCGTTTCGCAACGAGATCGTCGCCCGACAGTTCATCTTCCGCATGCGGGAATTCGAGCAGATGGAGATGCAATACTTCGTCAAGCCGGGTACGGAGATGGAGTGGTACAACTTCTGGAAAGAAGCCCGCATGAAGTGGCACCGCGCCCTCGGCTTCCCCGACGGCAAGCACCGCTTCCACGACCACCTCAAGCTGGCCCACTACGCCAACGCCGCCTGCGATATCGAGTTCGAGTTTCCGTTCGGCTTCAAGGAGCTGGAAGGCATCCACTCGCGTACCGACTTCGACCTGGGCAACCATGAGAAATTCTCGGGTAAGAAACTACAGTACTTCGATCCCGAACTGAACCAGAATTACGTGCCGTACGTCGTCGAGACCTCGATCGGTCTTGACCGCATGTTCCTGGCCGTGCTCTCCACCGCCTACGCCGAAGAACAACTCGAAGACGGCAGCGAACGCGTCGTGCTCCGCATCCCGCCTTTCCTCGCTCCGATCAAGTGCGCGGTGTTGCCGTTGGTGAAGAAGGACGGTCTGCCCGAAAAGGCGCGCGAGATCATGGACCGGCTCAAGTTCGATCACCTCTGCGTGTACGAGGAAAAAGACTCCATCGGCAAACGCTACCGCCGCATGGACGCGATCGGAACGCCCTTCTGCATCACGGTCGACCACGACAGCATCGAACAAAACACCGTCACCCTCCGCGACCGCGACAGCATGCAACAAGAGCGCGTTTCCATCGACCGCCTGCCGGAGATCGTAGGCGAAAAGGTCGATATGCGGAAGGCGCTGCGGGGACTTTAG
- a CDS encoding T9SS type A sorting domain-containing protein produces MRCIILCYLLILALPLSGQVADWRIGFEYNETDPGLFGITEQTHDSLLSRLGEVTRSQSVRGVVNINSIGGGWEGMQSGPTATINFNSTDNWVRRLQRNGFGLVWNLEPNARWSFAQNPDCITPPLFQITECAPDSLHWQHWYDYVHAIVERYDGDGTDDMPGLVLPVRYYVMEQEAYFGGAANGIAGDSGEVRGYGYWEDNVHNLLRLHEVAYQALQDADPSGNTKLIGSGGLLFDLYGDFPDYPDPDGPVVQARLAGNNLMSADYRHGWDSLKTLLRGLAVDTPLRRCDYIGWHPHLGWKSTDQCLRLIRQEAPGKPVFIDDMWSAMLTTTLPNGGFTQFIGGDSLERDFPNATVSSYAALLNGLDAGDSTVIDWYNAHTAREIVKCFSLCFGEGVERASCSMANDANPNHTLLWPFTGPYRYTGLHASAPNGFAAKPAAYALQLLCDQLHDFTSASPLVVSADPYTRAYRFERQRGTACVVAWSESAQDPADPHLPNGESVSIGFATDSIILHHPVVTAGTTVHDSTVMGLAVRTWNGTLGFEPVLLEEVGGSTGIGELTQPRLLLAPNPAQEVVRVSSSNNAMIRTITLSGADGRAIGLPAGISREENGLLLPLGGIPDGIYLLRATQQNGETIQRRLVILH; encoded by the coding sequence ATGCGCTGCATCATCCTCTGTTACTTGTTGATTCTCGCTCTGCCTCTGTCCGGACAAGTGGCGGACTGGCGGATCGGGTTTGAGTATAACGAGACTGATCCGGGACTTTTCGGGATCACCGAGCAGACGCACGATTCCCTGCTGAGCCGGCTCGGCGAGGTGACCCGCAGCCAGTCGGTGCGCGGGGTGGTGAACATCAACTCAATCGGCGGCGGCTGGGAAGGGATGCAGTCGGGGCCGACGGCCACGATCAATTTCAACTCGACGGACAACTGGGTACGGCGCTTGCAGCGGAACGGCTTCGGACTGGTCTGGAACCTGGAACCCAACGCGCGCTGGTCGTTCGCGCAGAATCCGGATTGTATCACCCCTCCCCTCTTCCAGATCACCGAGTGCGCGCCCGACTCCCTGCACTGGCAGCACTGGTACGACTATGTGCACGCGATCGTGGAACGCTACGACGGCGACGGTACCGACGACATGCCCGGACTGGTACTGCCGGTGCGGTATTACGTGATGGAACAGGAAGCCTACTTCGGCGGGGCAGCCAACGGGATCGCCGGCGACAGCGGCGAGGTGCGGGGTTACGGCTATTGGGAAGACAACGTACACAACCTGTTGCGCTTGCACGAAGTGGCGTACCAGGCCCTGCAGGACGCCGATCCGTCGGGCAATACCAAACTCATCGGCAGCGGCGGATTGCTCTTCGATCTCTACGGCGATTTTCCCGATTACCCCGATCCCGATGGTCCTGTCGTACAGGCGCGACTGGCCGGTAACAACCTGATGAGCGCGGACTACCGCCACGGCTGGGACAGTCTGAAGACCCTGTTGCGCGGACTGGCGGTCGATACTCCGCTCAGGCGTTGCGACTACATTGGCTGGCATCCGCATCTGGGGTGGAAGTCCACCGATCAGTGCCTGCGCCTCATCCGACAGGAAGCGCCGGGTAAACCGGTCTTCATCGACGATATGTGGTCGGCGATGCTGACCACGACCTTGCCGAATGGCGGCTTCACCCAGTTCATCGGCGGCGATTCGCTGGAACGCGATTTCCCGAACGCGACGGTTAGTAGTTATGCTGCGCTGCTCAACGGACTCGATGCCGGCGACAGTACGGTGATCGACTGGTACAACGCCCACACCGCACGCGAAATCGTGAAATGTTTCAGTCTGTGTTTCGGAGAAGGAGTGGAACGCGCCTCCTGTTCCATGGCGAACGATGCCAATCCGAACCATACCCTGCTTTGGCCCTTCACCGGACCGTATCGTTACACGGGATTGCACGCCAGCGCGCCGAACGGTTTCGCGGCCAAGCCTGCCGCCTACGCCTTGCAACTCCTCTGCGACCAGTTGCACGATTTTACGAGCGCGAGTCCTCTTGTGGTGAGCGCCGATCCTTACACCCGCGCCTATCGCTTCGAGCGACAGCGCGGCACAGCCTGTGTGGTGGCCTGGAGCGAATCGGCGCAGGACCCGGCCGATCCGCACCTGCCGAACGGCGAATCGGTCAGCATCGGCTTCGCGACGGATTCGATCATCCTGCACCATCCGGTCGTGACAGCCGGCACGACCGTACACGACAGCACGGTAATGGGTCTCGCAGTGAGGACCTGGAACGGGACCCTTGGATTTGAGCCGGTGCTACTCGAAGAAGTTGGCGGCAGCACCGGTATCGGGGAACTCACGCAGCCACGCTTGTTGCTCGCGCCGAATCCGGCGCAAGAGGTCGTACGCGTCAGCAGTTCTAACAATGCCATGATCCGCACCATAACCTTATCGGGAGCCGATGGTCGCGCGATCGGTTTACCCGCCGGCATCAGCAGGGAGGAAAACGGCTTGCTGCTGCCCTTAGGTGGAATACCGGACGGCATCTACCTTCTCCGCGCGACACAACAAAACGGCGAAACGATTCAGCGCCGACTGGTTATTCTTCATTGA
- a CDS encoding T9SS type A sorting domain-containing protein, which translates to MIQDQDISITNPVHNMLSGKTSIAPGSYSISTIDGRTVLSGTINGTENFEINVERLLPGIYILNVNYQYKCKFVKM; encoded by the coding sequence ATGATACAGGATCAGGACATCTCCATCACCAACCCGGTCCACAATATGCTATCCGGGAAAACATCGATTGCCCCGGGATCCTATTCCATTTCAACCATCGATGGAAGGACAGTCCTTTCCGGGACAATAAACGGAACCGAAAATTTTGAGATCAATGTGGAGCGTTTGCTTCCGGGCATCTACATCCTGAATGTCAATTACCAGTACAAATGCAAGTTTGTAAAAATGTAG
- a CDS encoding succinate dehydrogenase cytochrome b subunit, with protein sequence MFYSSVGRKLLMALTGLFLCLFLLEHLYGNLQLYKMDGGKAFNEYGEFLVGNIVIRTVEFALFGAIILHILDGLYLTLSNRKARPVRYAVSHSSGNSSWFSRNMGLTGSVVFIFLVVHLKTFFVEHRFLGAETSMAHDVASAFQSNIYSALYVVAMVLLGAHLNHGFQSAFQTLGWNNHKYAKGLKTAGTVFAMLIMIGFASFPIMFYFDIFGVASNILNAGI encoded by the coding sequence ATGTTTTATTCTTCGGTGGGCCGCAAATTGTTGATGGCGTTGACCGGACTCTTCCTTTGCCTGTTCCTGCTGGAACATCTGTACGGCAACCTGCAATTGTACAAGATGGACGGCGGCAAGGCCTTTAACGAGTACGGCGAGTTCCTCGTGGGCAACATCGTGATCCGGACGGTTGAGTTCGCCTTATTCGGCGCGATCATCCTGCATATCCTCGACGGCTTGTACCTGACCCTCTCCAACCGCAAGGCCCGCCCGGTGCGTTACGCCGTGAGCCATTCCTCCGGCAACAGCAGTTGGTTCTCCCGCAACATGGGCCTGACCGGCTCGGTCGTCTTCATCTTCCTCGTCGTTCACCTGAAAACCTTCTTTGTCGAACATCGCTTCCTCGGCGCGGAAACGTCCATGGCGCACGATGTGGCGTCGGCTTTCCAGTCGAATATCTACAGCGCCCTGTATGTGGTCGCGATGGTACTCCTCGGCGCCCACCTGAACCACGGCTTTCAGTCGGCCTTCCAGACGCTCGGCTGGAACAACCACAAATACGCCAAAGGCCTGAAGACCGCCGGCACCGTCTTCGCCATGCTGATCATGATCGGTTTCGCTTCGTTCCCGATCATGTTCTACTTCGACATCTTCGGTGTCGCTTCGAACATTCTCAACGCCGGTATCTAA